The Diospyros lotus cultivar Yz01 chromosome 15, ASM1463336v1, whole genome shotgun sequence genome has a window encoding:
- the LOC127792322 gene encoding pentatricopeptide repeat-containing protein At1g03560, mitochondrial, with amino-acid sequence MKFKVRTPKTLMRKFLTKAFSSSSSVTPILQPPCHNGSLRLPLFPPPIPPNLGQIPHISSISRWVFTNSVPPPEWVQPFIDVSDLITDPKNLQPSPWVRQILNLLENSPSMEHNLETYCRRFLIKLSPSFVAFMLCSEPLRDRFDVALRFFHWAGKQRGYAHNLECYVSLIDVLSASGDMDRIRGVFAELKGRGFLMNVSSANSLIRSFGGLGMVEELLWVWRQMKENGIEPSLYTYNFLMNGLVNSLFIESAERVFEVMEGGKISPDLVTYNTMIKGYCKLGKTQKAMEKFRDMEVRNVQPDKITYLTLMQACYSEGDFDYCLSLYQEMEEKELQIPPHAYSLVIGGLCKDGKYLEAYVVFENMIQRGCKANVAIFTSLIDSYAKCGNMSEALRLFERMKTDGFEPDEVTYAVIVNGLCKSARVEEAVEYFEFCKGNNVSVNAVFYSTLIDGLGKAGRIDEAEKLFEEMVEKGCTPDSYCYNALIDALAKSSKIDEALVLFKKMEDEGCGQTVYTYTILISGLFKDHRNEEALKLWDLMIDKGITPTSACFRALSIGLCLSGKVARACKILDELAPMGIIPEAAFEDMINVLCKAGRIEQACKLADGIVDRGREIPGRTRTILINALRKAGNADLAMKLMHSKIGIGYDRMGSIKRRVKFRVLMDS; translated from the coding sequence ATGAAATTCAAAGTTCGAACACCCAAAACCCTAATGAGAAAATTCCTAACTAAagccttctcctcctcctcctctgtaACCCCTATTCTTCAACCTCCGTGCCACAATGGCAGCCTTCGATTGCCGCTCTTCCCGCCCCCAATCCCTCCAAACCTGGGCCAAATTCCACATATCAGCTCAATTTCCAGGTGGGTTTTCACAAATTCTGTCCCACCGCCAGAGTGGGTTCAACCCTTTATCGACGTCTCCGATCTCATCACAGACCCCAAAAACCTCCAGCCCTCGCCCTGGGTTCGCCAAATTCTCAACCTCTTGGAGAATTCCCCCAGCATGGAGCACAACTTGGAGACTTATTGCCGCAGGTTCCTGATCAAATTGTCGCCCAGCTTCGTGGCTTTCATGTTGTGTTCCGAGCCGCTTCGCGACCGGTTTGACGTGGCTCTGCGGTTCTTCCATTGGGCCGGTAAGCAAAGGGGTTATGCTCATAATCTTGAATGCTATGTTTCTTTGATCGATGTACTGTCTGCGTCTGGTGATATGGATAGAATTAGAGGCGTGTTTGCTGAACTTAAGGGTAGGGGATTCTTGATGAATGTCTCATCGGCGAATTCTTTGATCAGAAGTTTTGGAGGTCTGGGAATGGTGGAGGAGCTGTTGTGGGTGTGGCgtcaaatgaaggaaaatgggATTGAACCGAGTTTGTACACGTATAACTTTTTGATGAATGGGTTGGTGAATTCGCTGTTTATTGAATCTGCAGAGCGGGTTTTTGAGGTGATGGAAGGTGGGAAAATTAGCCCAGATTTGGTGACATATAACACAATGATTAAAGGGTATTGTAAGTTGGGAAAGACCCAGAAAGCAATGGAGAAATTTAGAGATATGGAGGTGAGAAATGTGCAACCTGATAAGATCACTTACTTAACTTTGATGCAGGCGTGCTATTCAGAAGGGGATTTTGATTATTGTTTGAGTCTTTACCAGGAAATGGAAGAGAAAGAATTGCAGATTCCTCCTCATGCTTATAGTTTAGTCATCGGAGGGCTTTGCAAGGATGGAAAGTATTTGGAAGCCTatgttgtttttgaaaatatgattcAGAGAGGTTGTAAAGCTAATGTGGCAATATTTACTTCTTTGATTGATTCATATGCAAAATGTGGGAACATGTCAGAGGCTCTAAGACTTTTTGAGAGAATGAAGACCGATGGGTTTGAGCCTGATGAAGTAACCTATGCAGTAATTGTTAATGGTTTATGTAAAAGTGCAAGGGTGGAGGAGGCTGTGGAGTATTTTGAATTCTGTAAAGGAAACAATGTTTCAGTTAATGCTGTCTTCTACTCAACTCTTATTGATGGTCTTGGGAAGGCTGGAAGAATAGATGAAGCTGAGAAACTTTTTGAAGAAATGGTTGAGAAGGGATGCACACCGGATTCTTATTGCTATAATGCACTTATTGATGCTTTAGCTAAGAGCAGTAAGATTGATGAAGCATTAGTGCTCTTTAAGAAAATGGAAGATGAAGGTTGTGGCCAGACTGTGTATACGTATACCATATTAATCAGTGGATTATTCAAAGACCATAGAAATGAGGAAGCATTGAAGTTGTGGGATTTGATGATTGATAAGGGTATTACTCCTACTTCGGCTTGTTTTAGAGCTCTTTCAATTGGCCTTTGCCTTTCAGGCAAAGTAGCAAGAGCTTGCAAAATTCTTGATGAGTTAGCACCAATGGGGATAATTCCAGAAGCAGCTTTTGAAGATATGATCAATGTTTTGTGCAAAGCTGGCCGTATTGAGCAGGCTTGCAAGTTGGCTGATGGAATTGTCGATAGGGGTCGAGAAATACCAGGGAGAACTCgcacaattttaat